The Betaproteobacteria bacterium region GGCTGCGGGGGCGGCGCATCGTGTTTTCCAACGCCCCGGCCCACTATGCGCGCGCCGTGCTCAAGGCGCTGCGGATCTCGGACCTGTTCGATGACGTGTGCTCGATCGAGAACACGCGCTTCCGGCCGAAGCCCGACGCCTACGGGTTTTTGCGCGTGCTGCGCCGGAACCGGCTGGCGCCCAGCCAATGTATCATGGTGGAAGACACGCTCGAGAACCTGCGTACCGCGAAGAAGCTCGGTATGCGAACGGTCTGGGTGAGCCGCGCGCACAACGCGCCGGCGTATGTCGACGTAACGGTGCGCAACATCCGCGGCCTGCAGCGCGCCGGGCAGCGGATGCGCTGAACGGGCGGCCGACCAAGCGACGCTGCGGCGTTCGGCAGAGCGCGAGAGGGAGACAACAACGATGCCGGGCAGGAAACCGGGTCAGAGACGGGTCGATATCCTGCATATGCTCGCGCGCATGCTGGAGGCGCCGCGCTGGGAGAAGGTCACCACCGCGGCCTTGGCCGCGCGCCTGGAAGTCTCCGAAGCGGCGCTGTACCGGCACTTCGCCAGCAAGGCGCAGATGTACGAGGGCTTGATCGAGTTCATCGAGGAAACCTTGTTCGGGCTCATCAACCGCATCGGCGCCGAGGAGCCGAGCGGGCTGAAGCAGGTCGAGAAGACGATGACGATGCTGCTCGGATTCGCGCAAAGGAACCCGGGCATGACGCGGGTGCTGATCGGCGATGCGCTGGTGAATGAAGACGAGCGGCTGCAGGCGCGCATCAACCAGCTGCTCGACCGGGTGGAGGCGAGCTTGAAGCAGTCGCTGCGCTTCGCCGCGCAGCAGGGCGAAGTCGACCCGGCCAGCGACGGCGCCGCCTATTCCGCGCTGCTGCTCGACCTGGTGATCGGACGCTGGCACCGGTTCGCCAAGAGCGGCTTCAAGCGCGATCCGATGGCCTTGTGGTCCGAGCACTGGAAGAGCGTGCTCGGTTCGTTCTGATCTTACGCAGAGGCTGCGATGGCAACTTTGAACACGCACCAGCTCGCAGAGATCCTGGTCGGCATCGCGCGTGCTCAGCAGGCGATCATCGACGCGATCGAGTCGAGCAAGGCCGGATTCCGCTCCACCCACCTGTCGCCGACGCTCATGAACGTGGCGCGCGTGCGCGATACCCACCGGCCGCTGCAGCTGACCGATCTGCCGGCACGCGTGCTGCTGCAATGCATGGGGAGAAACGGGCCCGACGTCGAGCAGATCGCGCGCGACATCGAGGCGCTGATCGGGGCTGAACCGAAGCCCTAGGCGGGTGCCTCGGCG contains the following coding sequences:
- the slmA gene encoding nucleoid occlusion factor SlmA, with the protein product MPGRKPGQRRVDILHMLARMLEAPRWEKVTTAALAARLEVSEAALYRHFASKAQMYEGLIEFIEETLFGLINRIGAEEPSGLKQVEKTMTMLLGFAQRNPGMTRVLIGDALVNEDERLQARINQLLDRVEASLKQSLRFAAQQGEVDPASDGAAYSALLLDLVIGRWHRFAKSGFKRDPMALWSEHWKSVLGSF